The region CTGAAGCAGGGGCTGACCTCTGACGGCTCGCTGCAGCCGGTGCTAGGCGGACCTGCGGGCCAAAGTCTGTTCGCCCAGATGTACATCTATGATCTGGACAGACTGATCCCCAGTCCGAACATGACTGAGATCAGCTTGAAGTTCAAGGTTCCTGCCAAGGAGGATCTCCCCGGAGAAGAGGGGTTCCTGCAAGCCAGCTACGGCGGCAATCCTTTTCTGATCTATCAGAAGGGCTTCAACATTAATCTTAATAACAGCAGTTTCCCTGCTGTCCTTCAGGTTGCCGTATATACAGGGGAGCAGGTCACACTGCTGAACCGGCTGAAGAATATTTTGCTGGCCGGTTCCTTCGCTACCCTGCTTGCAGCCTTCACCTTCGGCCTCTTCCTGGCCCGCAAGGCGATGAGCCCGATTGGCAAGGTCATTGAAGCAGCGAACGGGATACAGACGGGTACTGACCTCAGCTCGCGGATCGTCTATGACGGTCCGCAGGATGAAATCGGGCGGCTGATTGAGACGGTGAACAGTATGCTCGGGCGGATGGAAGGCTTCTATACGGGACTGGAGGAGGCCTATGCCACGCAGCGCCGCTTCGTCTCGGATGCTTCGCATGAGCTGCGGACACCGCTTACAACCATCCGCGGGAATATTGATCTGCTGCAAAAGGTCTGGGAGATGAAGCCGGATGACAGCCGGATGTCCGAGGCGGATGTCCGCCAGCTCTCGATTGAATCGGTGAAGGATATTGCTGATGAAGCGGCACGAATGAGCCGTCTTGTAGCAGATATGCTCTCACTGGCCCGGGCGGATACCGGCCGGACCTTCGAGATCGAGCCGGTAGCACTGGAGCCGATGATGACGGAAGTGGCCCGCCGGGCGTCCTTCCTGACGCGCGAAGCGGAGTGGTCTGTCGGTGAGATGGGCCATCTGAACGGGAAGTATATCCTGGGCAATAAGGATTATCTGCAGCAGATGATGTTTATTTTCATTGACAATGCGTTCAAATATACCCCGGCCGGTGAGGTTTCACTGGATGCATTGCTGTATCAGAATCAGGTGGGAATCCGCATTGCCGATACGGGAATCGGGATGGACAAAGATGAGGTGCCGCATATCTTCGACCGCTTCTACCGCGCAGATGAATCCAGAGGAATCACGGAAGGTATCGGGCTCGGACTGTCCATTGCCAAATGGATTATTGAGGAGCATGGAGGCTCTGTTGAGGTGGTTACCCGTCAAGGGGAAGGGACTACCTTTGTGATCTGGCTGCCGCTGCTCTTTGCCCCGCCGCTGGAATAGGGTATAATTGAGTGGCTCCTATTACAGCAGTCATTGACAGCAGAAAGCGGTGAATTCATGGAAGTCATCAAAATCTCTCCCCGGGGTTATTGCTATGGCGTCGTCGATGCTATGGTGATGGCACGGCAGGCTGCGCAGAATCTTGATTTGCCCCGGCCGATTTATATACTGGGCATGATTGTGCACAACAGCCATGTCACGAACTCCTTCGAGGATGACGGAATCATTACGCTGGACGGGCATAACCGTCTGGATATTCTAGATAAAGTAGATAAGGGAACAGTCATCTTCACAGCGCACGGCGTATCGCCAGAGGTCCGTAAGATGGCACGCGCCAAAGGACTGACCACGGTGGATGCCACCTGCCCGGATGTTACGAAGACGCATGACCTCATCAAGGAGAAGGTTGATGAAGGCTGCGAGATTATCTATATCGGCAAGAAAGGCCACCCGGAGCCCGAAGGTGCGGTGGGAATTGCGCCGGAGCATGTCCATCTGATCGAGAAGGAAGAGGACATTGCCGGCCTCTCTATTCCTTCCTCACGGATTGTTATTACGAACCAGACCACAATGAGCCAATGGGATATCAAGCATATTATGCGCAAGCTGCTGGAGACTTTCCCCGGCGCTGAGGTCCATAATGAGATCTGCATGGCTACGCAGGTGCGGCAGGAAGCTGTCGCTGAGCAGGCGGGCCAGTGTGAGCTGGTTATTGTGGTGGGTGATCCGCGCAGCAATAACTCTAACCGCTTGGCGCAGGTATCCGAGGAGATTGCCGGAGTCCCGGCTCACCGGATCGCTGACGTCTCCGAGCTGAATACGGAGTGGCTGAAGGGAATTACCAAGGTAGGTGTGACCTCCGGCGCATCTACGCCGACACCGATCACGAAGGAAGTTATTAATTATCTGGAGCAGTATGACGAAGCAAAGCCGGAGACCTGGGAGATCAAGCGCACGGTCAATATGGCGAAGCTTCTGCCGCCGGTGAAGAATAAGACAGCAAGCACCAGCTGACAGCTCTGAACAGCAATAACATCCTAAACATGTACTCATAGCGATTAACCGGCAGTGCGGCCTGAGAGGGTTGTGCTGCTTTTTTTTGTGAAAAAAGAAGGTCACTCGCCGTTCTGCCACATAGAATTCACGTGTAGCCAGGGGAATAATGGTTGACTGAAAGGGGAATATGCGCTAAGATTACTTTAGTGCTTAAAAGCGTACACGCGTCGTAGCGAGATAGTAAATTTGAGGATCGGCAGTCGGCCGCTCTATTCAACAACACTAATACGGGTTCAAAAGGGGAGCTATCATATGATCGTTATTACATCCAACCAAACACCTCAGGAACAGGTGAATGAGATTATTGCCGTGATTGAGAAGGAAGGCTTGCAGGTCCACCTCTCTGTAGGGGCTGACCATACGGTAATCGGACTGGTCGGGGGTGTCACTCCGAAGCTTGCCGAGCATCTGCGCCAGATGAAGGGTGTAGAGAATGTAGTTAAAATTACCAAATCCTATAAGCTGGCAAGCCGCGACTTCCATCCGGAGGATACGGTTATCGATATCCGCGGAGTGAAGATCGGCGGGGAGAACATGGTTATTATGGGCGGTCCGTGTGCCGTGGAATCACCGGAGCAGATTGATGAGATTGCCCGGCTGGTCAAGGCTTCCGGCGGCCAGGTGCTGCGCGGAGGCGCCTTTAAGCCGCGTACCGGACCTTACAGCTTCCAGGGGGTTGGCGTGGAAGGGCTGACGATGATGGCGGAAGCCGGCAAACGTCACGGCTTGCTGACTATTACTGAGGTTATGACACCGGAATATGTGGATATCTGTGCCGAGCATGCAGATATTCTGCAGGTAGGTACACGCAACATGCAGAACTTTGACCTGCTGCGCAAGCTGGGCACCTGCGGCCGTCCTGTGCTGCTGAAGCGCGGGTTCAGTGCGACCTATGATGAGCTGCTGAATGCGGCGGAATACATTCTTGCCGGAGGCAACCGGGATGTCATGCTGTGCGAGCGCGGCATCCGTACCTTCGAGACCTACACACGCAATACGCTGGATCTGTCGGCCATTCCTGTGCTGCAGAACCTCAGCCACCTGCCGGTAATCTCTGACCCGAGCCACGGCACCGGACGCCGTGAGCTGGTAGCTCCTATGGCCAAGGCCTCGGTTGCTGCCGGCGCCAACGGTCTGATTATCGAGATGCATACCGACCCTGATAATTCCATGACCGGTGACGGCGTGCAGTCCCTGTTCCCTGAGCAGTTCGACAGCCTGCTGCGGGATTTGGAGAAGCTGGCACCGCTGGTGGGCCGCAAGTTCTCTCCGTCTTTGGAGGCTTCGCCTGTAGTATGATTTTCAACGTATAAATGACTATTGAACAGCTCTCTTCTCCCGCTTCAGGCTGGAGGATGAGGGCTGTTTTTGCTGCATATGGGACAAAGGTGACATGGAATCCGGATGAAATTGGCATTTTCACCAAAGCGTCAGAATATCTTACATTGTCGCAAGAAATACCTGACATAAGCATTGACGATGTTAGGTATGCGATTTATAATGACGACAGCAAAAAAATAAAAACAAGAACATTTGATACGATGAGCGGCCTAATGTTCGGAATCTGGGGAGGAATTAAGCATGTCGGTTGAAAAAGTATTGCAGACGATCAAGGAAAACAATATCGAGTGGGTGGATTTCCGGTTTGTAGATTTGGGTGGACGTGCTCACCACATCTCTTTGCCAGCATCCGCAGTTGAAGAAGAAACCTTTGTAAATGGGGTAGCATTCGATGGTTCTTCCATTACCGGCTTCCGGGGGATTGAAGAGTCGGATATGGTAATGATGCCTGATCCAAGCACCACTTACATTGACCCGTTCACTGCTCACCCTACGCTGAACATTATGTGCGACATCTTCACACCTGATGGCGAACGTTATGAGCGCGACCCGCGCGGTATCGCAGTGAAGGCTGAAGAATTCCTGCAGTCCAGTGGAGTAGGTACAGCAGCATTCTTCGCACCTGAATCCGAATTCTTCATCTTCGACGATGTACGTTACGAGAGCGGAATGAATACTTCCTCCTTCTACGTAGATTCCGAGGAAGCAGCTTGGAACACTGGCCGCAAGGAAGAAGGCGGCAACATGGCCTTCAAGGTTGGCGTGAAGGGCGGATACGTGCCTGTAGCTCCAGTGGATTCCCAGCAGGATATCCGCAGTGAAATGTGCCGTTTGCTGGGTGAAGCCGGCCTCGAAATCGAGCGTCATCACCATGAAGTAGCAACAGCAGGCCAGGCGGAAATCAACTTCCGTTTCGACACCCTGAAGAAAACAGCCGATAATCTCCTCACTTACAAATACATTGTGCAGAACACTGCACGTCAATACGGCAAGGTAGCCACCTTCATGCCAAAACCGCTGTTCGGTGATAACGGTAGCGGAATGCACGTTCACCAATCGATTTTCAACGGCGATGCTCCATT is a window of Paenibacillus sp. FSL H3-0469 DNA encoding:
- a CDS encoding HAMP domain-containing sensor histidine kinase: MSIRLRLTAWYSGILAVMLLVLSAVIYGFVYINTYGDLKSRLLSQSHQVELKQGLTSDGSLQPVLGGPAGQSLFAQMYIYDLDRLIPSPNMTEISLKFKVPAKEDLPGEEGFLQASYGGNPFLIYQKGFNINLNNSSFPAVLQVAVYTGEQVTLLNRLKNILLAGSFATLLAAFTFGLFLARKAMSPIGKVIEAANGIQTGTDLSSRIVYDGPQDEIGRLIETVNSMLGRMEGFYTGLEEAYATQRRFVSDASHELRTPLTTIRGNIDLLQKVWEMKPDDSRMSEADVRQLSIESVKDIADEAARMSRLVADMLSLARADTGRTFEIEPVALEPMMTEVARRASFLTREAEWSVGEMGHLNGKYILGNKDYLQQMMFIFIDNAFKYTPAGEVSLDALLYQNQVGIRIADTGIGMDKDEVPHIFDRFYRADESRGITEGIGLGLSIAKWIIEEHGGSVEVVTRQGEGTTFVIWLPLLFAPPLE
- the glnA gene encoding type I glutamate--ammonia ligase; protein product: MSVEKVLQTIKENNIEWVDFRFVDLGGRAHHISLPASAVEEETFVNGVAFDGSSITGFRGIEESDMVMMPDPSTTYIDPFTAHPTLNIMCDIFTPDGERYERDPRGIAVKAEEFLQSSGVGTAAFFAPESEFFIFDDVRYESGMNTSSFYVDSEEAAWNTGRKEEGGNMAFKVGVKGGYVPVAPVDSQQDIRSEMCRLLGEAGLEIERHHHEVATAGQAEINFRFDTLKKTADNLLTYKYIVQNTARQYGKVATFMPKPLFGDNGSGMHVHQSIFNGDAPLFYEKGAYANLSEMALHYIGGILYHAPALIALTNPSTNSFKRLVPGYEAPVNLVYSKGNRSAAVRIPVAAVTPKGCRIEFRTPDSTANPYLAFSAMLMAGLDGIKKKINPEEMGYGPLDKNIYELSDADKEKIRSVPGSLDEALDALEADFEFLTEGGVFTKDFIDNYIALKRSEAQAVAIRVHPHEYSLYFDV
- a CDS encoding 4-hydroxy-3-methylbut-2-enyl diphosphate reductase, encoding MEVIKISPRGYCYGVVDAMVMARQAAQNLDLPRPIYILGMIVHNSHVTNSFEDDGIITLDGHNRLDILDKVDKGTVIFTAHGVSPEVRKMARAKGLTTVDATCPDVTKTHDLIKEKVDEGCEIIYIGKKGHPEPEGAVGIAPEHVHLIEKEEDIAGLSIPSSRIVITNQTTMSQWDIKHIMRKLLETFPGAEVHNEICMATQVRQEAVAEQAGQCELVIVVGDPRSNNSNRLAQVSEEIAGVPAHRIADVSELNTEWLKGITKVGVTSGASTPTPITKEVINYLEQYDEAKPETWEIKRTVNMAKLLPPVKNKTASTS
- the aroF gene encoding 3-deoxy-7-phosphoheptulonate synthase; the encoded protein is MIVITSNQTPQEQVNEIIAVIEKEGLQVHLSVGADHTVIGLVGGVTPKLAEHLRQMKGVENVVKITKSYKLASRDFHPEDTVIDIRGVKIGGENMVIMGGPCAVESPEQIDEIARLVKASGGQVLRGGAFKPRTGPYSFQGVGVEGLTMMAEAGKRHGLLTITEVMTPEYVDICAEHADILQVGTRNMQNFDLLRKLGTCGRPVLLKRGFSATYDELLNAAEYILAGGNRDVMLCERGIRTFETYTRNTLDLSAIPVLQNLSHLPVISDPSHGTGRRELVAPMAKASVAAGANGLIIEMHTDPDNSMTGDGVQSLFPEQFDSLLRDLEKLAPLVGRKFSPSLEASPVV